In the genome of Raphanus sativus cultivar WK10039 chromosome 4, ASM80110v3, whole genome shotgun sequence, one region contains:
- the LOC108850865 gene encoding uncharacterized protein LOC108850865: MTEQDYVRILKGTWVREATGTWVFDSENEQEIKYVRLKSGLEYEEMVDLVKERLRIESRYVTIKLSYQYPSWMLIDDGDGSTPQFISDDHEVEVFVQMRRKIEEVNLFVTIAQVVDGVTKAPPKPHAKDVEAEDEWMEFAISETPLTRPTLTNAVGGSFRAVVHETIPSRANGIVIRENQPTIRLRSPPPCEGNRGKGKAILREDDSGSQIGHRFGRNGGTPYAPFAEAGEPSRGVKRRLFSPEGIEDDVDMVAEPSEATSVQAPIPVTEAALVEAAERAAGLTHWSSFQDALHQILDDETSQNVLFERDAPPVVETCEKDGIEDALEAVPYEGDNLFVGQVFKSKNDCKIKIAIHAINRKFHFKTKRSTPTFMVLICVAIDCPWRVYAARVDGTGNFQIRQATLNHCCTLDARRNYHKLATTQVIGEIIQSRFIAIKRGPTPATIRKMLLDDFHVNVSYWKSWRGREIAMELALGSMAGSYALMPAYMGLLQTTNPGSICELHTEMLTDGRMVFKFAFIALDASVKGYRYMRKVIIIDGTSLKGRYGGCLLSASAQDGNFQIFPLAYAIVDSENDESWSWFLTQLKIFASDEDHLVFVSDRHGSIYNAIEKVYPRAKHASCTVHLWRNIKARFKSKRLASLMGAAARAYTIEEFNKKFLDIQRVSPRCAGYLLEIGFEHWTRAHFAGQRFNIMDSNIAESWNAVLTEAREFPLISMCEYIRTKMMCWFAIRRGKALEHKGTLTPSVRRMVEANYNASTGFAVTGISEMEFQIQSTTGEFHMVNLHAGTCTCTSFQQLRIPCKHAVAAAGRAGMATEAMVAAAYFAETWHSAYEAKIYPIPSVGRTQIGETYAESLLPPAVKRPPGRPRKQRILSVGEDKV; encoded by the exons ATGACAGAACAAGACTATGTTCGTATACTCAAAGGAACCTGGGTACGTGAGGCTACTGGAACATGGGTGTTCGATTCGGAGAACGAGCAAGAGATAAAGTATGTTAGACTCAAATCCGGGCTTGAATACGAGGAAATGGTGGACCTCGTGAAGGAGAGACTTCGTATCGAGTCGCGCTACGTCACAATAAAACTGTCATACCAATACCCTTCGTGGATGCTGATAGACGACGGAGATGGGTCAACTCCACAGTTCATATCAGACGACCACGAGGTAGAGGTCTTTGTGCAAATGAGGCGCAAAATAGAGGAGGTCAACCTCTTTGTTACAATTGCTCAAGTCGTCGATGGTGTAACGAAAGCACCACCGAAGCCACATGCAAAAGATGTGGAAGCGGAGGATGAGTGGATGGAGTTTGCTATTTCCGAAACGCCTTTAACGCGTCCCACACTGACGAACGCTGTGGGAGGAAGTTTTAGAGCTGTTGTCCACGAGACTATACCATCGCGAGCAAATGGAATAGTAATAAGGGAGAACCAGCCTACTATCAGGCTTAGAAGCCCACCCCCGTGCGAAGGGAATCGTGGAAAAGGAAAGGCGATACTGAGGGAAGATGACAGTGGAAGCCAGATTGGCCATCGTTTCGGCCGGAATGGAGGTACGCCTTATGCGCCATTTGCTGAGGCTGGCGAACCAAGTAGGGGAGTTAAAAGGAGGTTGTTCTCCCCTGAAGGTATTGAAGATGACGTTGATATGGTTGCTGAACCCTCGGAAGCTACATCTGTGCAAGCTCCAATTCCTGTTACAGAAGCAGCACTCGTTGAGGCGGCTGAGCGAGCTGCAGGCCTAACCCATTGGTCAAGTTTTCAAGATGCACTCCACCAAATCCTTGATGATGAAACGTCCCAAAATGTGCTGTTTGAACGCGATGCTCCCCCTGTCGTCGAGACTTGTGAGAAAGATG GGATAGAGGATGCACTGGAGGCAGTGCCGTACGAAGGTGATAATCTATTTGTGGGGCAGGTGTTCAAGTCCAAAAACGATTGCAAGATAAAAATTGCAATTCATGCAATCAATCGGAAGTTTCATTTCAAGACAAAGCGTTCGACACCAACCTTCATGGTTCTTATATGCGTTGCAATTGACTGTCCTTGGAGAGTATACGCCGCACGTGTTGATGGCACAGGAAATTTCCAGATCAGACAGGCCACACTAAATCACTGTTGTACGCTGGATGCACGCCGAAACTACCACAAGTTGGCCACAACTCAAGTCATTGGGGAGATCATCCAATCGAGATTCATTGCCATTAAACGTGGTCCAACGCCGGCAACAATTCGGAAGATGCTTCTCGACGACTTCCATGTCAATGTATCGTATTGGAAATCGTGGAGGGGGCGTGAGATTGCAATGGAATTGGCATTAGGCTCTATGGCAGGCAGCTACGCACTAATGCCCGCTTATATGGGACTCTTGCAAACAACAAATCCCGGTTCCATCTGCGAGCTGCACACTGAGATGTTGACGGATGGGCGCATGGTGTTTAAGTTTGCGTTCATAGCTTTGGATGCATCGGTCAAAGGGTACAGGTACATGCGCAAAGTCATAATCATTGATGGAACAAGTTTGAAAGGACGCTATGGTGGTTGTTTGCTGTCGGCCTCTGCGCAAGACGGCAATTTTCAAATCTTCCCTCTCGCATATGCCATAGTCGACAGTGAGAACGATGAGTCGTGGTCCTGGTTTTTAACGCAGCTGAAAATTTTTGCTTCGGATGAAGATCACCTGGTCTTCGTATCAGACAGACATGGAAGCATTTACAATGCAATTGAGAAG GTGTACCCAAGAGCTAAGCATGCCTCTTGCACTGTCCATCTGTGGAGAAACATAAAGGCCAGATTCAAATCCAAGCGCCTGGCATCCTTGATGGGAGCAGCAGCAAGAGCTTACACGATTGAAGAGTTCAATAAGAAATTCCTGGACATTCAACGCGTAAGCCCACGATGTGCTGGCTATCTACTCGAAATAG GGTTCGAACATTGGACGAGGGCACATTTCGCAGGACAGAGATTCAATATTATGGATTCAAATATCGCAGAATCGTGGAATGCGGTTTTGACGGAAGCAAGGGAATTCCCCCTTATCTCCATGTGCGAGTACATTCGCACCAAAATGATGTGCTGGTTTGCAATACGACGTGGAAAAGCGTTGGAACATAAGGGGACCCTAACTCCAAGTGTCCGCCGAATGGTGGAAGCAAACTACAACGCATCGACGGGGTTTGCGGTCACAGGAATCAGTGAAATGGAATTCCAAATTCAGTCAACAACAGGCGAGTTTCATATGGTCAATTTACATGCTGGAACATGCACCTGCACGTCTTTTCAGCAGCTTCGTATTCCATGCAAACATGCTGTTGCAGCAGCAGGGAGAGCAGGGATGGCAACTGAAGCAATGGTTGCAGCCGCCTATTTCGCTGAGACATGGCACAGCGCATATGAAGCAAAAATTTACCCAATTCCTTCTGTTGGTCGGACCCAAATAGGAGAGACATACGCTGAATCTCTACTTCCCCCCGCCGTTAAGCGTCCTCCAGGAAGACCCAGGAAGCAGCGTATCCTTTCAGTCGGCGAAGATAAGGTGTGA